AAGATTAGTTATTTTCTCTAAAATTTGCGGCAAATCTTTGTGCATATCAAACGAGAATGTGTTAAGGTTATCAAAAAAGCGGTCAAGCGTATTTTTGGTGTCGCTTACCCATTCTATAATTGATTTTGTAGTGTCGCTTCCGTGATGAATGTTGCCGACGAAAGCAATTGCAGTGTCAAGAAAATCTCGGAGTTCCATCATTCTGCCGAGCATATCGGAAATCCCCATAAAATATTCGCCCGAAAGCGTGTCTCTCTGGTTTACCAAAGGCGCGTCGGAAGGTCCGTTTTCCAAACATACAAGCCGTTCGCCGAAAATTCCCAAATCACCTATAAATAACCTGTATCCCTCGTGAATATCGACTGGTTTGCGCATATATATATCCAAGATTACGCGGTTCGGACCGAGTACTTTTATGCCCTTTACCATACCGACCTGATATCCGTTTATGGTGAAAGGGTCGTCAAATCTTAAATCGCCGACGTATGGAAATTCCAAATGAAGCACATCAACTTTTGTGTTGTGCAGATAAAGCCATACCGCGCCCATACCGAAAATACCTAATATGGTGAATATAACTACGAAATATCCGACCAATCGATATAATTTTAAGTTTTCCTGCTCTTCGTCTTCCATTTGTCTCCAATCAATCCAAATAAAATTACTGTTTTTGTAAAGTTTCTCGGAAAATTGCCGATAAACACTAATGAATTAGGGATAAAATAATTATTTCCGCTACAAAAAAGGGATAGTTTGCGGAAAAAAAGAAAAGGAGGCTATTATGGCTATTACTATGACAGGTACTTCGGGGATAGATGTATCAACAATTATTTCGCAACTTACTGCCATAAGGCAACAGGAAGTAACTCGAATTACCGACAGAAGAACTACTGTTAACAGACAGTTGGACGCGTTCTCGAGAATGGGTTCGCAGTTGAATGAACTTCAAACCAGAGCCGCGGCGCTCAGTAATGTAAATAGTTTTAATCAATTTAGAGCTACTTCTTCAAATGATTCTGCTGTCGGTATAACAACATCAGGTAGCAGTGTAAGTGCGGGATTTTTCTCGGTTCAGGTAACGCAACTTGCTCAGAGAGAAAAGTTGGGGAGCAGCGGAGAAGGAACCGGCAAGGTAGAAGATACGAATGCCGCGCTTAATATGTCGGGAACATTTAGTATTAACGGCGTTGAAATAGAAGTTCGCGAAACCGACACTCTCAACGATTTGCGCACAAGAATAAATAACGCTACTTCAACGGACGCAGACGGTAATATTACAAGAACTAATGTAATGGCTTCGGTTATCCGTGCGGGTGATGGTGATTTTCGTTTGGTTTTGACCAACAATGATGGGGGAGCGGCAGGTATTGACATTGATGATGTCAGCGGAAATGTTTTGCAAAATCTTGGATTTTTAGATGCAAACGGCGACAAAGCTACACCTCTTGTAGCGGGGCAGGACGCAATATTCAGTATTAACGGTATTAATATGACATCAAATTCCAATACCGTAAGCGACAGAATTAACGGAATGACTTTTGAACTAAAAGAAATTACTACCGCTCCGGTTAATATCAACGTTTCCAGAGACGATCAGGCAATAACAAATAATGTTGAACAGCTTATACAAACCTTTAATGCAATGCTTCGTTTTGAAAGAGACAATACGGGCTTTACTCCGGGTGTAAATGGTGCAGACCCCACAAGAGGCGCGCTTTTCGGGGATTCTACCGTCAGAAACGTTAACCAAAGTTTGAGGGCGATTTTCCAACAAACCGTTAACTTTAACGGACAGCAAGTATCGCTTGCGCATTTCGGTATAACAACTAACCCTCAAACAGGCGATTTGCAATTTGACAAAGGCAAATTCGGAGAAATGCTGAGGAAGGATTTTGATGGTGTTGTTAGCGTTTTTGCAACAAGCGGAGTAAGTAGTAATGACCGTATAAGTCTTGGTAGAAATACAGGTAGCACACAAGAAGGCACTTACGAACTCAGAGAGTTTATGGGAACAAGACAAGTTCCGAGAATGACGGGTGCGTATGAAGATGACGGCATTACTCCTCTTTACAAAGACGGTGAGCGCGTTATGGTTCAAGCTAAAGACGGAGATGACCTGCTTTGGGACGAAGAGCCTGTACAAACTTTCCAAATAAGATTGTTGAACGGCGGCGGAGATTGGGTAACAGGAACAAGAAACGGTGAGGTTGTCACTTTTAGCGCAGGTCCTGCGGCAGGTATGTCTATTACGGCACCTATCGGTAGTAGCGGCGGTGTTGACGGTGAAATTTCTACGCTTACTTTTTCAAGAGGTCTTGCAGGTGCTGTTGAAACCCGCGTCAGACAGTTGACCGATTCCGTTGACGGCGTTATTGTAAGAAAAAGAGAGTCTCTCAACTCAAGAATAAGAAATATTGACAATCAAGTCGATATGGCACAACGAAGAGTGGACGCTTACAATGCTCGTTTGGTTATGCAATTTGCCAGAATGGAGCAAACGATGCTGTTGCTTAACAGTCAACAGTCAGCAATGTTTGCACAGTTGCCGCAACGGCAACAACAATAGTGTAATCAGACGTATGATTTGATATAAATTCGGCGATGTACCTATGCAACATCGCCGAATTTTTGGGAAAAGTCGGTTTTAATCGAAAAAATCGCATAAATATGTTGCAATAATGTATTTTCTCAGTAAATTCTTTGTTAAAGGAGATAAAAATATGAACCAAGGCTACAACGCTTACAAGTCAGCTAATGTGGAGACCGCCGACAGAGGCAAACTGCTTGTTATGTGCTATGACGTTGCTATAAAGCACGGTACGGCAGTTTCAGAACTTCCGACGGACTTTAAACATATAGAGCAACGCAATAAGCATCTTTACAAAATGAACGACGCTATTACCGAACTTATTTCATCATTAAATTTTGAAGTTGGCGGCGGTGAAATCGCCAATAATCTTTTTCGGCTTTACGAATATATGCAGTATAGAATAAATCAGTCGATAGCTCACCCCGAAAACACCCACATAGTAGAAATATTGGGATATTTGACGGAACTTCGCGAAGCGTGGAAAGAAGCCGCACAGACAGTAAGAATGTCGGCAAACGGTGATGTTGGATACGCGGCAGGCTAAATCTGAATTTAAGAAGGAATAAAAGTGTATAAAACTCAGTTTGAAATATTGCAGAAAATAGAAAAATTGTATTCGGACATAGTCCGAATTACAGCGCAAATCGACCTTGACAACGAAGGGTACGAGCAAATTCTCAGGCAAAGAGAAGAGCTTCTTAATGAAGTGGCACAACTTCAAAAGCAAAGAACGGGGCTTGAACTCGGAGCAAGCCAAGCGCAAATAAGCGAAGTTGAGCAAAAAATTCAAGCGCTTATTTTGGCGGCTTTGTCTGATTCTGAGGTACTTATAGAAAAAGCGAAAGAATTGCACGACTCCCTTAAAAAAGAGATTTCGGGCGCGCAAAAATCAATGCAGGCGGCAAAGGCATACGCCGCCCACAGCAATTATCGTAAATAATTATTGATTTCCGATTTTTGTAATCGTCGCTTCTAAAAGAGTGGTCACTTTACCTACATTTTCAGTGAAAATTTCCACTATCGCATCCCACGAAACCGGCTCTTCGTCGGTTTTCCAGCAGTCGTAGTCCGTACTCATTGCAACCGCCGCGTACGGAACTTCGGCTTCGTTGGCGAGAGCCGCTTCGGTTGCGACAGACATATTTATTATTTCCGCGCCCCAAGAGCGAAACATATTTGATTCCGCGCGAGTTGAAAAACGAGGTCCTTCTATGGTTATAAGCGTGCCTGTTTTATGGTGTTTATAGCCTAATTTTGATACTTCTGCAATTAAAATG
This genomic stretch from Chitinivibrionia bacterium harbors:
- the fliD gene encoding flagellar filament capping protein FliD; translation: MAITMTGTSGIDVSTIISQLTAIRQQEVTRITDRRTTVNRQLDAFSRMGSQLNELQTRAAALSNVNSFNQFRATSSNDSAVGITTSGSSVSAGFFSVQVTQLAQREKLGSSGEGTGKVEDTNAALNMSGTFSINGVEIEVRETDTLNDLRTRINNATSTDADGNITRTNVMASVIRAGDGDFRLVLTNNDGGAAGIDIDDVSGNVLQNLGFLDANGDKATPLVAGQDAIFSINGINMTSNSNTVSDRINGMTFELKEITTAPVNINVSRDDQAITNNVEQLIQTFNAMLRFERDNTGFTPGVNGADPTRGALFGDSTVRNVNQSLRAIFQQTVNFNGQQVSLAHFGITTNPQTGDLQFDKGKFGEMLRKDFDGVVSVFATSGVSSNDRISLGRNTGSTQEGTYELREFMGTRQVPRMTGAYEDDGITPLYKDGERVMVQAKDGDDLLWDEEPVQTFQIRLLNGGGDWVTGTRNGEVVTFSAGPAAGMSITAPIGSSGGVDGEISTLTFSRGLAGAVETRVRQLTDSVDGVIVRKRESLNSRIRNIDNQVDMAQRRVDAYNARLVMQFARMEQTMLLLNSQQSAMFAQLPQRQQQ
- the fliS gene encoding flagellar export chaperone FliS encodes the protein MNQGYNAYKSANVETADRGKLLVMCYDVAIKHGTAVSELPTDFKHIEQRNKHLYKMNDAITELISSLNFEVGGGEIANNLFRLYEYMQYRINQSIAHPENTHIVEILGYLTELREAWKEAAQTVRMSANGDVGYAAG